The DNA sequence ACGTGCCGGACGGCTTCACCGCGACACCGGAGGAGGCACCGCTGCAACTGCCACCGGAGAGCCAGACGCGGTGGGTGTACCGGGTGACGCCGACGAAGCGCGGCAAGTTCTCCTTTGGCGACGTGCACGTGCGGGTGCAGGGGCCATTGGGGCTGGTGTTTCACGAGCGCGCATTCAAGGTGGGCGAGGCGGCCTCGGTGTTCCCGGATCTGCGGGGAGCGAGCCGGCTGCTGCTCTCGGGGGCCGCGCTGGACCTGGTGAACCTGGGCCTGCGCCAGCTGCGGCGGGACGGCAGAGGGAGCGAGTTCGCGCGCCTGCGTGACTACGCGCAGGGAGACTCGGTACGCGAGGTGGACTGGAAGGCCACGGCACGCCGGAACAAGCCGGTGACGCGGGTGATGGAGTCCGAGCGCTCGCAGTCCATCCTCATCTGCGTGGATGCGGGGCGCTCAATGGCGGCGCAGGTGGACGGGCTGACGAAGCTGGACCACGCGGTGAACGCAGCGCTCTTCCTGGCTTTCGTGGCGGTGAAGAATGGAGACCGGGTCGGGCTGGTGGTGTTCGCGGACGGGGTGAAGGCGTACCTGGCGCCAGCGGCGGGCCGTGGGCAGTACCGGAAGATCGTGGACGCGCTGTACTCGGCGACGCCGAGCCTCACGTACGTGGACTACCTGGCGCTCTTCAAGGAGCTGAACCTCCGGCTGACACGGCGGAGCCTACTGTGTGTCTTCACGGACTTCCTGGACGAGGAGCAGGCTTCGACGATGATCGATCCGCTGCACCGGCTGGCGCGACGCCACGTGCCGCTGTGCCTGTCGGTGAAGGACTCGGCGCTGCTGGGACTGCTGCGCCGGCCACCGCCCGGACCGGAAGAGGCGTTCCAGCACGCGGTGGCCTCGGAGCTGCTGATGGACCGCGAGCTGCTCAAGGCCAAGGTGAGCATGGGCGGGGTGCAGATGATCGACGTGCAGCCCGACGAGCTGAGCCTGGCGGCGGTGAACCGTTACCTGGACATCAAGGCGCGCGGAGTGCTGTAGCGCGGGGTGTAAGATGGCTAGAAGGCCATACACCAAGACACGGTGGACATGGTCATCAAGACCTGCTCAGAGGCACGGCGTGCTGAGCTTTGCGGCAATGGCCAAGAAAATTCCCCGGCGTGTCTCAAGTGCGGCGGCCCCAGAAAGTGAAGTGGCGCCCGCTTGTGCTGAGCTGCGCAGCCGTGCTCCTGGCTCTACCTCTCCTGCTTTTGCTGTGGGTGCTCCTGAGGCCGGAATTGACGGCGGTCTCTCCTTCAGGGGTGCACATCAGCCCCATGCTCGACGCAGAGCAGCGCATGCGCTTGACGACTTACCGCCGTGAGTGCCGCTCGCGCGGCGACTGTGAGCCGCCACTGGGTTGCTTGTATGAGGCTCGATACAAACAAGCATATTGCACCGATAGCCAGTGCATGACGGATGCGCAGTGTCCGGAAGCACAGGGATGCCGCGCGCTGGCGACCTATGAAAATGGGCCGCAAGTGCGCATCTGCGTGCCTATCGGCATACGGCAAGAAGGTCAGGGTTGCGATCCCGCTCCAGAAGACAAACAGCATGCGTGCGCGGCCGGACTTGTGTGCGGAGGCCGCAACAACAGTTGGTGTGGCCGGCCGTGCCGTCTGGGAAGCCAAGAAACGGACTGCCCTGACGGCTTTTTCTGCGCGGATACCGTCCCCGCCCCCATGTGCCTGCCAACCTGCGAAACGCGCGGTTGCCCTGAAGGCCAGTCATGCGTCCAGTTCGATGAGGGAGCCTCGGTCTGCGCCCAGGTGTATGGCCCCAACTGCCAGCAGTCACCGTGTCCCGAGGGGCGCAGGTGCATCGCGTTTGGGGAGGCAGCCCATCCGGGCAAGGTATGGACCGAGTGCGTCGAGCGCTGTGGCAAGGACTCGCCTCTCTGCAGCACCGGAAAAGTCTGTGACGTCTACCATTGCATTCCCGCCTGTGACCCACAGGCCCCCGGTACATGCGGCAATGGCTACCGATGCGGGCAGGCCTCGCCGACAGCGCCATTTGGGTGCTTGCCAGACTGGTAGCCCCTCCCTCGTGTTACCTGTTACCAAGCGCTCCCAGTCCACTTCCGACTGCCAGTCAGAAGTTTCCACCCCACGCACAGGTGGAGACGCTGGAATATAACAGCAACCCTGTTGCATTACTGGCCTGTTATACTGCGAGTGAAGCCCAACCCTGCTTTGCTCCGAGGTTCAGTCATGCATCTTGTGAAACGGGTTGTCGTTGCTGTGGGTCTCCTGATCATGTCCGCTTGCGGAGGGGCCATCGCAGAGAGAGAACCGGATGTGCCGCCTCTGAATGAGCTGCCTCCGGATGTGCCGCCTCTGAATGAGCTGCCTCCGAATGAACCGCCTCCGTGTCAGCCGTCTCCGCCCCCGGCCGAGGACGCAGCTCACCTCGGCGCCGTGCATGCCTATTCCCAGAGCTGCCGCTATACCCTCTCCTACTCGACGCGCGTGGTGCCAGATGAGCCACACGCCGTCACGGTCTACGACATCTCCATCGATCGCACGCAGGAATGCTCCTGTCTCTGGGCGTCCCAGAGCACACGGCTCATGACGTCGTACACCCTGCCTGCCCTCTCGATCGCAGCCACCGACAAGGGAGTGGCCGTCAGCTACACCCACAAGACGTCCTGGTCCACGGTGGGGAGCAACTACATCCCTCGCTACCTCAACATCAAACACATCGCACCGGATACGCTTGCGACCGTGAGAGACGTGCAATGGGGCGCCTGGGGTTGTGAGAGCGCCTGCCCTCCGGCTCACATCTACTCGGGGCAGCTCTCCTTCCCGAATGGGGGTGACACGCTTCGGGTCGATGGAACCAAGAGCGGAATCATCCGGGGCGAGATCGGCAGTGGCAATAGCTTCAGCGCCCTCTTGCCGTCCTTCTTCACCAGCACGACGGCGCCCTCCATCCAGGCCTCCCCGTAACGGGCACCTCGGCGACTCGGAACTTCTGACCAGGAGGGCTGGTCGGGATAGAGGCACAGGTCGGAAAAGGTGGGCATAGGCTTGAGCAAGGCGGGTGCGGCCATCTCCGGGTATATCCTCGTAGGGGAGCGGCCCATTCGTCGGAGCTAACTGGTTAGCTCCGGCCACCTTCGGGCCCCCCCTCGTCGGGGAACCGCCCGTTCATCGGAGCTAACTGGTTAGCTCCGGCCACCTGTTGGCAGCGGCCCTCTGGCCTCTGTATTCCGACCAACCCTGCCAGTCGGAAGTCTGGAGCAGCCGCTTCCACTTGAGTGGAACCCACGGACGGCCCTGGCTCCTGTGACCGAGCACGATGGTTGGGGGATCCAGGCCGTCAAAAGATCCGGCTGTTTGCCGGGTAGCGTTCTTACAGATGAGTTGCATCCCTGCAGCGAGCCGGATCCTGGCAGTGCGCGCTGGGTGAGGTAGGCAGGGGCCGGAGCAGGCCGAGCGCCATCGCGAACGCCCAGCAGGAGCAACAGGGCCACTCCCAGTGCCGGGTATGAACGGCGGCAATACGCGTGATCTTCGTAGATGTGGACGAAGACAATATTGCCCTGCCGGATGACGCGGTCGACCCCGGCGTGGGACGCGGGCTAGAGTCGGCTCGTCACTCGGCTCGCGGAGACCGGCTCTCTTGGTGATCCTGCGCAACGTTACAGATGAAGACCTCCCGATCTTCTTCGAGCACCAACAGGACGCAGTCGCGCTGCGCATGGCCGCATTCCCGTCGCGGGAACGCGATGCCTTCCTGACCCACTGGCGCACGAAGGTTCTCCGCCCCGAGAACGTGACCCGCACCATCGTCGTTGGCGGCTTGGTCGCTGGGTACATCGGCAGTTGGGAACAGGACGGCAAGCGCCTCGTCGCCTATTGGATAGGTCGCGAGCACTGGGGCAAGGGCATCGCGACACGGGCGCTCTCGGAGTTCCTCGTGCTCAAGCCGATTCGTCCGCTCCATGCGTGGGTCGCTGTCCACAACGTCGGGTCGATCCGCGTCCTCGAGAAGTGTGGCTTCCGCACGGTGGCCCAGGAGAACCCGCAGCACGCGGACAGAGTTGCTGAGGTACTCATGACGCTTGGTCCGAAATAGTATGAGCCGGGTACCCGCAGGACACAGGCCGGTTCCCAGCGCACCGCGTCCTTAAGCAACTTCCCTGAAGGGGGGAGTCGGAAGCAAACGCACGCTGGTTCCGAATGGTCGGAAGCAAGTGGAACCCACGGACGACCCTGGCTCCCGAAAACACATCGGCGCGGCTCAGCGGGGAGCTCGCGCGCCGGAGGTGTTGGGCCGCTTGGAGGAACCGGGTGGGAAGACCGGCACGTAGCAGGCCCCCTGATACATCTCTCCCTGGAGCACATCACACTCCTCGCGGCTGACAGCCGTGCGCGCCCAGCAGGCCCCGTTGAGGATGACCTGCCGGGAATGGGGACACCGCCCCTTCTTGTCAGGCTGGGCCTGGGCCTCGAAGGGCTCGGGCAGCGTGTCCGAGGCCACGGACTGGGAGGTGGACGGAGGTCCAGCGGAGGGCTCGGCCGAAGCCGCCGCTTCGCCCAGACCCGTGGGCTGTCCCTGGAACGGGCTCGTGCACGTGGCGAGGGGCTCGGCGTCTGGAGCAGGCCGAGCGCCATCGCGAACGCCCAGCAGGAGCAACAGGGACACTCCCACCGCCCGAGCGAGGAACGCACCCAAGGCGGAGGCGCTGATCCAGGGGAAGCGGCGCGAGCGTTGCCCAGGCAGGGCGGACGGGTCGGCGGAGGCGTCCGAGGAGCACGAGCCAAGCGAATCGGCGGCGCGCTCCAGCGCGGGGGGCAGATCCGCGGCGCTGATGCGCTCCTCGGGGCGAATGGCGAGCATCTGCAGAATCATCTCGCGCTGCGGCGCAGGCACCCGGGCCGAGGACAAGGCGCGCGGCAGCCGCAGCGCCTCCAGGTACCAGGAGCCCTGGGCATCCTTCTTGAGGTCTCCCATGTCCGGGTACTTGCCGGTGGCGAGCACGCAGGCGGTGACGCCCAGGGCGAACACGTCATCGGCGGGGCCGGGGCGATAGCGCTCTGAGGAGAGGCGGTGGCGCTGGATGAAGAGCCAGGCCTCGGGGGAGCGGTAGGCGGGAGTGCCCGGAGGCAACTGCTGTGGAGTGAGCGAGGCTGCGTCCGGGTAGATGCTGGAGCCGAAGTCGGTGACGAACAAGCGGCTGTCGGAGCGGCGCACGAGAAGGTTGGCGCCCTTCAAGTCGCGGTGGAGTGCATCCTGGGCGTGGAGGTACTGGAGGGCGAGGGCCGCCTGGGAGAGCAGCCGCAGCTGCTGTGCGGCCGAGGGGCGGAACATGCGAGCCCAGTCATAGAGGGGCACGCCGTCCACCCACTCCATGGTGACGAAGGGATACCGAGCGCCGCTGGGGCTGAGCCAGAAGCCGGAGTCCAGGAGGCGAGGAATGTGGGGATGGAGGCAGCGGGAGAGCAGCTCGCGCTCGCGCTGGAAGCGAGGATCGTCCGGAAGGAGTGCGAGCTTGAGGGCAGCGGGAGGCACATGCTCCTGGCCGATGCGGACGACACGGTAGACAGCGCCGTTGACGCCCCGGCTGACCCAGTCGAGCACACGCCAGGGGCCTACGAGGGAGCCAGGAGCAAGGAGGGCCGGGTGGAACTGGGGAGCGTCTTCACGGGACATAGGGTGAGGATCATCCTACCTCAAAGGTAGGGCCAGGGTCACCACACGGTTGCCCGAGTTGTCAGTTGATGCCCGCGAGGCGCCTGAATTCTTCGATGCGCCCCTCAAGTTCGGGATGAAGAGGGCGCTGGAGCGCTTCATG is a window from the Hyalangium minutum genome containing:
- a CDS encoding DUF58 domain-containing protein; translated protein: MIPTTRLWALLALLALPMMAAGFSPGLGGLVLALDVLVLGLAAVDFLMARRARLEVQRKLPSKLSVGVANRVEVLLIHRSSQAVQVRVRDDVPDGFTATPEEAPLQLPPESQTRWVYRVTPTKRGKFSFGDVHVRVQGPLGLVFHERAFKVGEAASVFPDLRGASRLLLSGAALDLVNLGLRQLRRDGRGSEFARLRDYAQGDSVREVDWKATARRNKPVTRVMESERSQSILICVDAGRSMAAQVDGLTKLDHAVNAALFLAFVAVKNGDRVGLVVFADGVKAYLAPAAGRGQYRKIVDALYSATPSLTYVDYLALFKELNLRLTRRSLLCVFTDFLDEEQASTMIDPLHRLARRHVPLCLSVKDSALLGLLRRPPPGPEEAFQHAVASELLMDRELLKAKVSMGGVQMIDVQPDELSLAAVNRYLDIKARGVL
- a CDS encoding GNAT family N-acetyltransferase translates to MILRNVTDEDLPIFFEHQQDAVALRMAAFPSRERDAFLTHWRTKVLRPENVTRTIVVGGLVAGYIGSWEQDGKRLVAYWIGREHWGKGIATRALSEFLVLKPIRPLHAWVAVHNVGSIRVLEKCGFRTVAQENPQHADRVAEVLMTLGPK
- a CDS encoding serine/threonine protein kinase translates to MSREDAPQFHPALLAPGSLVGPWRVLDWVSRGVNGAVYRVVRIGQEHVPPAALKLALLPDDPRFQRERELLSRCLHPHIPRLLDSGFWLSPSGARYPFVTMEWVDGVPLYDWARMFRPSAAQQLRLLSQAALALQYLHAQDALHRDLKGANLLVRRSDSRLFVTDFGSSIYPDAASLTPQQLPPGTPAYRSPEAWLFIQRHRLSSERYRPGPADDVFALGVTACVLATGKYPDMGDLKKDAQGSWYLEALRLPRALSSARVPAPQREMILQMLAIRPEERISAADLPPALERAADSLGSCSSDASADPSALPGQRSRRFPWISASALGAFLARAVGVSLLLLLGVRDGARPAPDAEPLATCTSPFQGQPTGLGEAAASAEPSAGPPSTSQSVASDTLPEPFEAQAQPDKKGRCPHSRQVILNGACWARTAVSREECDVLQGEMYQGACYVPVFPPGSSKRPNTSGARAPR